The Lasioglossum baleicum chromosome 3, iyLasBale1, whole genome shotgun sequence region caaattacgcctcgtcaATGTAGAAATAGGacgtttgagggcgatcgcagcctagattgatgttttatctagcgcttttgccactactgaaaaaccccatcgcatgcattatcgagaaatgagaaagcgcatcccgtactcttgcaatcctggaaaaacgggtTTACTCCCTTAAGTCAGTACAAGAAGCCCTAGGATAAAGTTTTTCTCAACTGTCATCGCAGTGTTTTTATGAAATAAAGAACAACTGGAACATACGATAGTATTAGAAACTGCAAATGTGATTCCTGCATGATTTGGTGCCACATCTGCATGATTACTAAGATGGCCAGCAGCATTACACGCACAAAGTCCCATGGATATTGAAACAAAGCTACAAtaaacaaaaagttataacgcgTGATACAAATTTTCTATGCTGTACAACTCTTAGAATGAATTTTAATACTAACATTACTGCAAAAAGTACGTTATCCACGGCACAAAATGCTATTAAAAATGCACCAGGCCCTATTAAACCTATATTTGTCATTAATCTTCTTACAGACAAAACAGTCCACCTCTTCTGTATGAGATTATCGGCACTATGACCAGCAACTGTAAATAGATACATTTTAATCATTCGTATAATCGATATTAACGGAAAAGGTGATGATGCACAAAATATAGTAGATAAGATTCTTAGATCTGGACACATTTTTATGCATCGTTTCCTCATTAGTTGATGACACCTACCGATTCCAACAAGAGAATTCACAATATATGGAAGAGCTGTCAAACTAATACTTTCTTTATTAGCAGACAAATTTCTTGCCAAGTAAGTCGGCAACCAttgcattattatataattactcCAATTCATTGCAAAATGTGCTATGTACAATGCCCACAAAGGCCAATGAGAGATAAATTCAATCCATCGCAAACTCCTATTCTGCGTCACCTTAAAGTCAATCAAATTTTGATGAGATTCAAGTTCATTTCACTTTCTATTTTCGATAGAATAAGGTATAACTCTACCTTGGGTACAAATAAAGGAATTTCATCCTGAGAGTTTGTCTCTTGATAAAGTAATAACCACAAAAGTGTCCACACAATTCCAATTCCTccgaataaataaaatccagttTCCCATGCTACACGTGGGCATAACTGAAAAAAGTTTCTTAATTGAAATCACTTAAACGAACCCGCAAAGTaatattaagggggtagactcgtctcTAGGATTGTAAGGTtgcaggatgcgccttctcatttttcagtaatgcaaagatggagtttgttcagtagtcaaaagcgctagataagagatcaatctaggctgcattcgccctcaaaagtcctatttttacgtttacgaagcataatttgcattattcggcagcatcgTTCATTTTATTCAAGATAATATTGCACGATCAGCGACTAGGAAACCGGAGACACTATTTTAGGAAAGAAGGTATCTATCGAAACGTCTCTAtagacatattaaaaatattttcatgacTGAATCCACCACTGATTTGAAGATTGATGCTTCCTCTTTATTATGCTTCcaaataatacaaataacgctaccgaataatgcaaattacctcgtaaacgtaaaaataggacttttgaaggcgaTTGTGGCCTAGATTGATATTTTGACTATTGTAAAACCCATCTtagcattattgagaaatgagaagcacACGCcgcacctttgcaatcctggaaacgagagccTATGCCCTTAAGTTATACATAAATGTTGCACCTACAATAGATGCAACTACTTGTCCAACTGAACCAGCAGCCACATGATACCCAAATGCACGAGACCGTTCCTCTACAGGAACAGTATGAGCAAACAAGTGGAAAATAACTGGTAGACCTAAAAGCAATATAGTGTTAAATACAAGGCATATTGCAAATCATGGTATAAAATGAAGTCAGGTGACGCTACATAAAAGAATAAGTTGAAAATGTAGGGTAAAATTTATTAGGGTAAAATCTCCCTATTGTACATTTGTCTAAGCCCTAACTATTTagttgtatatgtatgtatttacataTAAATGATTTATTTGACGGGATATCATTCTACTTGTAAAGATATGTAAAAAAATgtagaatgaaattttatattttggatCTTGTTCTCAAGAAGACTAAGCTCGAACATATTCTCTTAACAAGCATGCATTTTACATGCATGTGTTCACATCAAGTAgatttattctacatttttcatgtatttttGCGGGTTGAACAGTCTCGTGTTGATTATACTCTATGCATCTAATCGATAGTAAACATTCTTATGTTTTATTTCCTCAAAAATTAAGATGTTTTGGACTTATTTTTCCACATAGAATCACCTTGTGACACATGTATATCAACCCCTTTgcctacaatatcgtgtgagAGACTTGGTAAAGAATTTGGgttaaaaataagaaatatgaGCCTGAGTCGTGGTACTTCGATCGgatcaaaatgtaaacaacacGGGTCAGGGCTCTTGGTTCAACTGTGATTGTTGATTGTGGTCCGTGCCATCGTGACTTAATtcatagggcaaggggttaatatgaaATACTGAAATCATATGTTTTATGATACTTTACCTAAACCCTCTCCCAACCCTAGGATCACTCTACATATAATGAGTAATGGAACTGACTGTACCAGAAACGGAGTTATAATTGTACTAATAGACCATAATAAAACTGCAAACATTAGTACCGTTTTGCATCCGAAACGACTCGCTGTATTTGCACCAATAatctgatttaaaaaaaaatattttaaacaagcaTTACATATGGTAACTAGTAATGATATCCTAACGTCTATAGtctctaatatatgtataatatagatATTGAATAATCCATTGTACCTGACTAGTAAAATAACCAAAGGCAAAAGCAGAAAGTATCCAACCTTGCCAATATAAACTCCATTTATACTCTTCGGTCATTGTAACGATCGCAATAGGCATTATAACTCGATCCGCCGCGTTTATAAAATTCGCGGCGGAACATAATGCTACAATCCGTGATGTCCGCGGAAGCATTCGAAATTTCggcatatttaaatttatagttATTCAGTCATATCGCAGGAACCCCCTGGCCGACCCTAACCTCAAACGACACGTAGTGTTtagaaaaaatgtattaaataatTACGTTACTGAAAATCATGTCAACGTTTACGAGAGACATTGTCAGGATCTTTATAATATCAAGCGGTTAGATTCGGTAGTTCAGTCAACGAATTTCGTGAAAACAAACGTAAAAACTGTTCACATCATAATAGTTCAAATGTACATACGGTACTCTGTATACTGTACGGGTTTTCAACGTGTCAAACACGACACGACAATTACGCGGAGCACAGACGAGAGACTGCGAGAGACTGCCagctgtgctattcagcgggaccggtaaccgggcgcgacgggcgcggggataacgtggaacttacagtgatctgaaataccacatcgctaaaagttctaccaacgacgagatactcgtcaagtagaagaagaatgatatagtatttacccattctgtaattgccttataatactatcaccgacaAAATATTATCCCGTCTCTTTatctaaatagaaccagacgatatatgacattgttcacgcccggggcaaatcagcttggataatacatatattttgatctgaaggaaggtaaaattgcaaaatgttgtgaaagacaataggtataggaatagaatttattgaaaaatcaacatatttattaaatgtgcagctattagctcgatattatcctttattcataagacactaaaagttcttacaaataaaggataataccgattgcccaggtctcaccacgaggaggttgctgcacaagagacccgaaagggagtcagaacgaatgcaatattccttctggctccctttcttacaacaacGCTAcataatcttaataactaacgcacgcaagtcgagcaattattgtggagcaaaaggtgtgaatcggagaagaagtctccgatccacgggggatcaaaggcgaatcaggcagaaggctctgattctttaaaagaaaaaaactaaagcgaaccagagcagaaggctccggttcgaaggtgacgcggcgcgtacaatgcttgcagtgcagctccggtcagagccgatacccgacgtgtcctcaccaagagaaatggacagtgagaagtgttcaaacgtaataccatctctctgccaactacctgccaccaggcaacgcattgcgttgaggtaacgtgggcaggatgacgaacagagaatttctctgccaactacctgccaccagacaacccaatgcattgaggtaacgtgggtaggattacgaacagagagaatggcaatacgagtaaacaggtctcaatgaaccacccctctcaatgtatcgacgccgaataccggctccaaccggtctggtacatacaagcaaggtccgacacagcagaaggctgtgtcggaatcaagcaaacga contains the following coding sequences:
- the LOC143207417 gene encoding uncharacterized protein LOC143207417 — encoded protein: MPKFRMLPRTSRIVALCSAANFINAADRVIMPIAIVTMTEEYKWSLYWQGWILSAFAFGYFTSQIIGANTASRFGCKTVLMFAVLLWSISTIITPFLVQSVPLLIICRVILGLGEGLGLPVIFHLFAHTVPVEERSRAFGYHVAAGSVGQVVASILCPRVAWETGFYLFGGIGIVWTLLWLLLYQETNSQDEIPLFVPKVTQNRSLRWIEFISHWPLWALYIAHFAMNWSNYIIMQWLPTYLARNLSANKESISLTALPYIVNSLVGIVAGHSADNLIQKRWTVLSVRRLMTNIGLIGPGAFLIAFCAVDNVLFAVIFVSISMGLCACNAAGHLSNHADVAPNHAGITFAVSNTIATIPGILCGPLTAELVTASHGRWMPVFVLAAAINFTGAIIYQSHSSALPVL